From a single Lolium rigidum isolate FL_2022 chromosome 7, APGP_CSIRO_Lrig_0.1, whole genome shotgun sequence genomic region:
- the LOC124675674 gene encoding ethylene-responsive transcription factor ERN1-like encodes MELQFQRQQQQQQQQQCQYEAVPASKAAAKARSSKCKFVGVRQRPSGRWVAEIKDTTHKIRVWLGTFETAEEAARAYDEAACLLRGSNTRTNFAAPVHAAASPASPQPDSPLASRIRTLLTHKKLKKNTVPPPALSPQKAAVPFAPGRTTYRHASDIVAAGSNVSPGSSSSTSSSISFALSGTGAADHRTPSPSLSSHMTYQWVNNGSEELHLTSQHLEHQSWPAVLRATVPPLAGGNNPHCPVIANTRRTETQDDSASASASPDGAAMSGVVQERDDGFDIGNDPCDSLWDLPPICQLSCRSIMY; translated from the coding sequence ATGGAGCTccagtttcagcggcaacagcagcagcagcagcagcagcagtgccAGTACGAGGCGGTGCCGGCGAGCAAGGCGGCGGCGAAAGCGAGGAGTAGCAAGTGCAAGTTCGTGGGGGTGAGGCAGAGGCCGTCGGGGAGGTGGGTGGCGGAGATCAAGGACACCACGCACAAGatacgtgtgtggctcggcacgttCGAGACCGCCGAGGAGGCCGCCCGCGCCTACGATGAGGCCGCCTGCCTTCTCAGGGGCTCCAACACACGCACCAACTTCGCCGCGCCTGtccacgccgccgcctcgccggcgTCCCCGCAGCCGGACTCGCCGCTCGCGTCCAGGATTCGCACCCTCCTCACCCACAAGAAGCTCAAGAAAAACACcgtgccgccgccggcgttgtCCCCTCAGAAGGCTGCCGTCCCTTTCGCTCCCGGGAGAACGACGTATCGCCACGCCAGCGACATCGTCGCGGCCGGTAGTAATGTCAGCCCaggaagcagcagcagcaccagctCCAGCATCAGCTTCGCCTTGAGCGGCACTGGAGCGGCCGATCACCGCACTCCCAGTCCCAGCCTTTCTAGCCACATGACTTACCAGTGGGTCAACAACGGAAGCGAAGAACTCCACCTGACGTCGCAACACCTCGAACATCAGTCATGGCCAGCAGTGCTCAGAGCCACCGTCCCGCCGCTCGCCGGCGGCAACAACCCTCACTGCCCGGTTATCGCGAACACGAGGAGGACCGAGACGCAAGATGACTCTGCGTCCGCATCTGCGTCGCCCGACGGTGCGGCCATGAGCGGGGTTGTCCAGGAGCGGGATGACGGATTCGACATCGGGAACGATCCCTGCGACTCCCTGTGGGATCTGCCCCCGATCTGTCAGCTCTCCTGCAGGTCGATCATGTACTAG
- the LOC124672330 gene encoding PHD finger-like domain-containing protein 5A has product MARHQADLVRCARLPGVTAGRVCAAHDGRCVACDSMVRPAALARVCDGCGQRGGGERCVVCRAGGVADACYCKGCVQMEKDRDGCPAVVNLGEARTDAFHERNKYGLIK; this is encoded by the coding sequence ATGGCGAGGCACCAGGCCGACCTTGTCAGGTGCGCGCGGCTCCCGGGCGTTACCGCCGGCCGCGTCTGCGCCGCGCACGACGGCCGGTGCGTGGCGTGTGACTCCATGGTGCGGCCCGCCGCGCTCGCCCGCGTCTGCGACGGCTGTGGGCAGCGCGGCGGAGGCGAGAGGTGCGTGGTGTGCCGCGCCGGAGGAGTGGCAGACGCGTGCTACTGCAAGGGGTGCGTGCAGATGGAGAAGGACCGGGACGGCTGCCCGGCTGTCGTCAACCTCGGCGAGGCGCGGACGGACGCCTTCCACGAGCGGAACAAGTACGGCTTGATCAAATGA
- the LOC124674823 gene encoding MEIOTIC F-BOX protein MOF-like, whose amino-acid sequence MAKRARAGITASDDADDRLSALPDGVLHTILSFLPARQLVQTSLLSRRWKDLWCSTPCINIDEREFDIGSGRNVQAKKWSKFENFNTNLLLFRSNAASVDKFCLYAHEHNHRDVDKWIRRGIKYCPADLHISVLNDVAFKLPSLGSCFGTLRRLYLSNVSLDNCFAELLSSGSSPLEILELRSCWNYFWDITSHTLKDLFIDSCIHHDAHPLVITAPGLTSLRLNITNTSYADGISVYQTTTLAKATIGIQSPGFFPVDNQRNLLRSLFSVTKLELGSFETKALLVDEFSEFQKFANMRTLLFGEIFLDEGCLDVKLELLGSFIQNAPCLEKLTLYCSMVKEHCEMEWDSKRRSINLQRQNQKAFQCPKLKVVEVLYEDDHHHRLAEFLWVITARLPHASITLTKLR is encoded by the exons ATGGCGAAGCGTGCGCGCGCAGGCATAACCGCCAGCGACGATGCTGACGACCGGCTAAGCGCCCTTCCGGACGGCGTCCTCCACACCATCCTGTCATTCCTGCCGGCGCGGCAGCTCGTGCAGACGAGCTTGCTGTCGCGGCGGTGGAAAGACCTCTGGTGCTCTACTCCCTGCATCAACATCGACGAGCGGGAGTTCGACATTGGGAGCGGCCGCAACGTCCAAGCCAAGAAATGGAGCAAGTTCGAGAACTTCAACACAAACCTGCTCCTCTTCCGCAGCAATGCCGCGTCCGTTGATAAGTTCTGCTTATATGCCCACGAGCATAACCACCGAGATGTCGATAAATGGATTCGCCGTGGCATCAAGTACTGCCCTGCCGATCTCCATATTTCGGTACTGAATGACGTTGCCTTTAAATTGCCTTCCCTGGGCTCATGTTTTGGCACTCTCAGAAGGTTGTATCTTTCCAATGTGTCCCTGGACAACTGTTTTGCCGAGCTGCTCTCGTCTGGATCTTCTCCCCTGGAAATTCTGGAGCTTAGGAGCTGCTGGAATTATTTTTGGGACATCACATCGCACACGCTCAAGGACTTGTTCATTGATTCGTGTATCCATCATGATGCACATCCATTGGTTATCACAGCTCCAGGCCTTACATCTCTGCGTCTGAATATCACCAACACATCGTATGCAGATGGTATATCTGTCTACCAGACAACTACCCTTGCCAAAGCAACTATTGGTATACAATCTCCTGGATTCTTCCCTGTGGACAATCAGCGCAATCTCCTTCGTAGCTTGTTCAGTGTGACCAAATTAGAGTTGGGGAGCTTTGAGACAAAG GCGCTGCTCGTTGATGAATTTAGTGAATTCCAAAAATTCGCTAATATGCGAACACTGTTATTTGGAGAAATTTTCCTTGATGAAGGTTGCCTTGATGTCAAACTGGAACTTCTAGGCAGCTTTATTCAGAATGCTCCTTGCCTAGAGAAGCTTACTCTCTATTGTTCCATG GTTAAAGAACATTGTGAGATGGAATGGGACAGCAAGAGGAGGAGCATCAATCTGCAACGTCAAAATCAAAAGGCTTTCCAATGTCCGAAGCTGAAGGTGGTAGAAGTCTTATACGAAGATGACCATCATCACCGACTCGCCGAATTTTTGTGGGTTATTACGGCGAGGCTACCACATGCCAGCATCACACTCACCAAGCTTAGATAA